The Mytilus trossulus isolate FHL-02 chromosome 3, PNRI_Mtr1.1.1.hap1, whole genome shotgun sequence genome contains a region encoding:
- the LOC134710580 gene encoding hornerin-like, with the protein MWRIIIATCLAATAASLIPNYKSNDGYGTPTGYDDHYGKMTHGHSGNTDHGDSNGKKGYSDGYSNTGYDDSYGKHGYSDGYGKTGYDNGYGKAGNSGGNANTGNSLNHIAEILGGPQSTHTSSGHGKDYGSSGYKKSKKVVVVSHSGNTGTSVNHIAGILGGSQSTHTSSGYGNDYGSSGYKKHKNGVVVSNSGVTGHSVNHIAGILGGGSQGAHTSSGYDNDYGSSGYKKPKKVVVVSNSGSTGNSVGNLAEILGGGSQGTHTSSGYGNDYGSSGYKKNKKVAVVSHSGSTGNSVGNLAGILGGGSQGTHTSSGYGNDYGSSGYKKHENGVVSNSGVTGNSVNHIAGILGGGSQGTHTSSGYGNDYGSSEYKKPKKNVVVSNSGSTGNSAGNQVGILGGGSQGTDTSSGYGNDYGSSGYKKPKKVVVVSHSGNTGISVGNLAGILGGGSQGTHTSSGYGNDYGSSGYKKHKNGVVVSNSGLTGNSVNHIAGILGGGSQGTHTSSGYGNDYGSSGYKKPKKNVVVSNSGSPGNPAGNQVGILGGGSQGTHTSSGYGNDYGSSGYKKHKNGVVVSNSGSTGNSVGNLAGILGGGSQGTHTSSGYGNDYGSSGYKKHKKVVVVSNSGSTGNKAGNLAGILGGGSQGTHTSSGYGNDYGSSGYKKHKKVVVVSNSGSTGNSAGNLAGILGGGSQGTHSSSGYGNDYGSSGYKKHKNGVVVSNSGVTGHSVNHIAGILGGGSQGAHTSSGYGNDYGSSGYKKPKKVVVVSNSGSTGNSVGNLAGILGGGSQGTHTSSGYGNDYGSSGYKKHKKVVVVSHSGSTGHSVNHIAGILGGGSQGTHTSSGYGNDYGSSGYKKHKHGVVSNSGVTGNSVNHIAGILGSGSQSTHTSSGYGNDYGSPGYKKPKKVVVVLNSGSTGNSAGNLAGILGGGSQGTHTSSGYGNDYGSSGYKKPKKVVGISNSGSTGNSVGNLAGILGGGSQGTHTSSGYGNDYGSSGYKKTKRVVVVSNSGSTGSSVGNLAGILGGGSQGTHTSSGYGKDYGSSGYKKSKKVIVIPSSSNTGNSVGHIAGILSGTQSTDILSGHGNDCRSSEYRKSKKVIVVPNTSTTGNLVGRISNILGGFQNTHTSSGYGKDYGSSGYKKPKKVVVVSHSGSTGNSVGNLAGILGGGSQGTHTSSGYGNDYGSSGYKKSKKFIVVPNTSNTVHSARIIAGNLGGSQNTHTSLGHGKDYGSSGYKKSKKVLVVPNTSNTVHSARIIAGILGGSQNSHTSSGHGKDYGSSGYKKPKNVVGVSHSGRTGHSVGNLAGILGGGSQGTHTSSGYGNVYGSSGYKKHKKVVVVSNSGSTGNSVGNLAGILGGGSQSTHTSSGYGNDYGSSGYKKPKKVVVVSHSGSTGNSVGNLAGILGGGSQGTHTSSGYGNDYGSSGYKKPKNVVGVSHSGSTGNSVGNLAGILGGGSQGTHTSSGYGNVYGSSGYKKHKKVVVVSNSGSTGNSVGNLAGILGGGSQGSHTSSGYGNDYGSSGYKKPKKVVVVSHSGSTGNSVGNLAGILGGGSQGTHTSSGYGNDYGSSGYKKHKNVVGVSHSGSTGNAVGNLAGIFGGGSQGTHTSSGYGNDYGSSGYKKSKKFIVVPNTSNTVHSARIIAGNLDGSQNIHTSSGHGKDYGSSGYKNSKKFIVVPNTSNTVHSARIIAGNLDGSQNSHTSPGYGKDYGSSGYKKYKKVVVGSNSGNTGNSVDHIAAILGGSQSTHTPWSGHGKDYGSSGYKKSKKVIVVPSTSNTGNSVGHISNILGGSLSTHTTSGHGNDYGSTGYRKKVDKGGVLR; encoded by the exons ATGTGGCGAATTATTATAGCAACATGTCTTGCAGCAACTGCAG CATCTCTAATACCAAACTACAAATCAAACGATGGTTATGGTACGCCAACAGGATACGATGACCATTACGGGAAAATGACACATGGTCATAGCGGTAACACAGATCACGGTGACAGTAACGGAAAAAAAGGATACAGTGACGGTTATAGTAATACAGGTTACGATGACAGTTACGGGAAACATGGATACAGTGACGGTTATGGTAAAACAGGTTACGATAACGGTTACGGGAAAGCAGGAAACAGTGGAGGTAATGCAAACACAGGAAATTCGCTCAACCATATAGCCGAAATTTTAGGTGGACCTCAAAGCACACATACATCGTCCGGTCACGGAAAAGACTATGGATCTTCAGGAtataaaaaatcgaaaaaagttGTAGTTGTATCGCACTCTGGAAACACAGGAACTTCGGTCAACCATATAGCTGGAATTTTAGGTGGATCTCAAAGCACACATACATCGTCAGGTTATGGAAATGACTATGGGTCTTCAGGATATAAGAAACATAAAAACGGTGTAGTTGTATCAAACTCTGGAGTAACAGGACATTCAGTCAACCATATAGCCGGAATCTTAGGTGGTGGATCTCAGGGTGCACATACATCGTCAGGTTATGATAATGACTATGGGTCTTCAGGATATAAGAAACCTAAAAAGGTTGTAGTTGTATCAAACTCTGGAAGCACAGGAAATTCAGTCGGTAATCTAGCCGAAATCTTAGGTGGTGGATCTCAGGGGACACATACTTCGTCAGGTTATGGAAATGACTATGGGTCTTCAggatataagaaaaataaaaaagttgcaGTTGTATCGCACTCTGGAAGCACAGGAAATTCAGTCGGTAATCTAGCCGGAATCTTAGGTGGTGGATCTCAGGGTACACATACATCGTCAGGTTATGGAAATGACTATGGGTCTTCAGGATATAAGAAACATGAAAACGGTGTAGTATCAAACTCTGGAGTAACAGGAAACTCAGTCAACCATATAGCCGGAATCTTAGGTGGTGGATCTCAGGGTACACATACATCGTCAGGTTATGGAAATGACTATGGATCTTCAGAATATAAGaaacctaaaaaaaatgtagttgtATCAAACTCTGGAAGCACAGGAAATTCAGCCGGCAATCAAGTCGGAATCTTAGGTGGTGGATCTCAGGGTACAGATACATCGTCAGGTTATGGAAATGACTATGGGTCTTCAGGATATAAGAAACCTAAAAAAGTTGTAGTTGTATCGCACTCTGGAAACACAGGTATTTCAGTCGGCAATCTAGCCGGAATCTTAGGTGGTGGATCTCAGGGTACACATACATCGTCAGGTTATGGAAATGACTATGGGTCTTCAGGATATAAGAAACATAAAAACGGTGTAGTTGTATCAAACTCTGGACTAACAGGAAATTCTGTCAACCATATAGCCGGAATCTTAGGTGGTGGATCTCAGGGTACACATACATCGTCAGGTTATGGAAATGACTATGGATCTTCAGGATATAAGaaacctaaaaaaaatgtagttgtATCAAACTCTGGAAGCCCAGGAAATCCAGCCGGCAATCAAGTCGGAATCTTAGGTGGTGGATCTCAGGGTACACATACATCGTCAGGTTATGGAAATGACTATGGGTCTTCAGGATATAAGAAACATAAAAACGGTGTAGTTGTATCAAACTCTGGAAGCACAGGAAATTCAGTCGGCAATCTAGCCGGAATCTTAG GTGGTGGATCTCAGGGTACACATACATCGTCAGGTTATGGAAATGACTATGGGTCTTCAGGAtataagaaacataaaaaagttGTAGTTGTATCAAACTCTGGAAGCACAGGAAATAAAGCCGGCAATCTAGCCGGAATATTAGGTGGTGGATCTCAGGGGACACATACATCGTCAGGTTATGGAAATGACTATGGGTCTTCAGGAtataagaaacataaaaaagttGTAGTTGTATCAAACTCTGGAAGCACAGGAAATTCAGCCGGCAATCTAGCCGGAATCTTAGGTGGTGGATCTCAGGGTACACATTCATCGTCAGGTTACGGAAATGACTATGGATCTTCAGGATATAAGAAACATAAAAACGGTGTAGTTGTATCAAACTCTGGAGTAACAGGACATTCAGTCAACCATATAGCCGGAATCTTAGGTGGTGGATCTCAGGGTGCACATACATCGTCAGGTTATGGAAATGACTATGGGTCTTCAGGATATAAGAAACCTAAAAAGGTTGTAGTTGTATCAAACTCTGGAAGCACAGGAAATTCCGTCGGTAATCTAGCCGGAATCTTAGGTGGTGGATCTCAGGGGACACATACTTCGTCAGGTTATGGAAATGACTATGGGTCTTCAggatataaaaaacataaaaaagttgTAGTTGTATCGCACTCTGGAAGCACAGGACATTCAGTCAACCATATAGCCGGAATCTTAGGTGGTGGATCTCAGGGTACACATACATCGTCAGGTTATGGAAATGACTATGGGTCTTCAGGATATAAGAAACATAAACACGGTGTAGTATCAAACTCTGGAGTAACAGGAAATTCAGTCAACCATATAGCCGGAATATTAGGTAGTGGATCTCAAAGCACACATACATCGTCAGGTTATGGAAATGACTATGGGTCCCCAGGATATAAGAAACCTAAAAAAGTTGTAGTTGTATTAAACTCTGGAAGCACAGGAAATTCAGCCGGCAATCTAGCCGGAATATTAGGTGGTGGATCTCAGGGGACACATACATCGTCAGGTTATGGAAATGACTATGGGTCTTCAGGTTATAAGAAACCTAAAAAAGTTGTAGGGATATCAAACTCTGGAAGCACAGGAAATTCAGTCGGCAATCTAGCTGGAATCTTAGGTGGGGGATCTCAGGGTACACATACTTCGTCAGGTTATGGAAATGACTATGGATCTTCAGGATACAAAAAAACGAAAAGGGTTGTAGTTGTCTCAAACTCTGGAAGCACAGGAAGTTCAGTCGGCAATCTAGCCGGAATCTTAGGTGGTGGATCTCAGGGCACACATACATCGTCAGGATATGGAAAAGACTATGGGTCTTCAggatataaaaaatctaagaagGTTATAGTTATACCAAGCTCTAGCAACACAGGAAATTCGGTCGGTCATATAGCCGGAATTTTAAGTGGAACTCAAAGCACAGACATATTGTCAGGTCACGGAAATGACTGTCGGTCTTCCGAATATAGAAAATCTAAGAAGGTTATTGTGGTACCGAACACAAGCACCACAGGAAATTTGGTCGGCCGCATATCGAACATTTTAGGCGGATTTCAAAACACACATACATCTTCAGGCTATGGAAAAGACTATGGGTCTTCAGGATATAAGAAACCTAAAAAAGTTGTAGTTGTATCGCACTCTGGAAGCACAGGAAATTCAGTCGGCAATCTAGCCGGAATCTTAGGAGGTGGATCTCAGGGGACACATACATCGTCAGGTTATGGAAATGACTATGGATCTTCAggatataaaaaatctaagaagTTTATAGTTGTTCCGAACACTAGCAACACAGTACATTCGGCCCGAATTATAGCCGGAAATTTAGGTGGATCTCAAAACACACATACTTCTTTAGGTCACGGAAAAGACTACGGGTCTTCAggatataaaaaatctaagaagGTCTTAGTTGTTCCGAACACTAGCAACACAGTACATTCAGCCCGAATTATAGCCGGAATTTTAGGTGGATCTCAAAACTCACATACATCTTCAGGTCACGGGAAAGACTATGGCTCTTCAGGCTATAAGAAACCTAAAAACGTTGTAGGTGTATCGCACTCTGGAAGGACAGGACATTCAGTCGGCAATCTAGCCGGAATCTTAGGTGGTGGATCTCAGGGGACACATACATCGTCAGGTTATGGAAATGTCTATGGGTCTTCAGGAtataagaaacataaaaaagttGTAGTTGTATCAAACTCTGGAAGCACAGGAAATTCAGTCGGCAATCTAGCCGGAATTTTAGGTGGTGGATCTCAAAGCACACATACATCGTCAGGTTATGGAAATGACTATGGGTCTTCAGGATATAAGAAACCTAAAAAAGTTGTAGTTGTATCGCACTCTGGAAGCACAGGCAATTCAGTCGGCAATCTAGCCGGAATCTTAGGTGGTGGATCTCAGGGGACACATACATCGTCAGGTTATGGAAATGACTATGGGTCTTCAGGATATAAGAAACCTAAAAACGTTGTAGGTGTATCGCACTCTGGAAGCACAGGAAATTCAGTCGGCAATCTAGCCGGAATCTTAGGTGGTGGATCTCAGGGGACACATACATCGTCAGGTTATGGAAATGTCTATGGGTCTTCAGGAtataagaaacataaaaaagttGTAGTTGTATCAAACTCTGGAAGCACAGGAAATTCAGTCGGCAATCTAGCCGGAATTTTAGGTGGTGGATCTCAGGGTTCACATACATCGTCAGGTTATGGAAATGACTATGGGTCTTCAGGATATAAGAAACCTAAAAAAGTTGTAGTTGTATCGCACTCTGGAAGCACAGGAAATTCAGTCGGCAATCTAGCCGGAATCTTAGGTGGTGGATCTCAGGGGACACATACTTCGTCAGGTTATGGAAATGACTATGGGTCTTCAGGATATAAGAAACATAAAAACGTTGTAGGTGTATCGCACTCTGGAAGCACAGGAAATGCAGTCGGCAATCTAGCCGGAATCTTTGGTGGTGGATCTCAGGGCACACATACATCGTCAGGTTATGGAAATGACTATGGATCTTCAggatataaaaaatctaagaagTTTATAGTTGTTCCGAACACTAGCAACACAGTACATTCGGCCCGAATTATAGCCGGAAATTTAGATGGATCTCAAAACATACATACTTCTTCAGGTCACGGAAAAGACTATGGGTCTTCAGGATATAAAAATTCTAAGAAGTTTATAGTTGTTCCGAACACTAGCAACACAGTACATTCGGCCCGAATTATAGCCGGAAATTTAGATGGATCTCAAAACTCACATACATCTCCAGGTTACGGGAAAGACTATGGCTCTTCAggatataagaaatataaaaaggtTGTAGTTGGATCTAACTCTGGCAACACAGGAAATTCGGTTGACCATATAGCTGCAATTTTAGGCGGATCTCAAAGCACACATACACCGTGGTCTGGTCACGGAAAAGACTATGGGTCTTCAggatataaaaaatctaagaagGTTATAGTTGTACCAAGCACTAGCAACACAGGAAATTCGGTCGGCCACATATCCAATATCTTAGGTGGATCTCTAAGCACACATACTACTTCAGGTCACGGAAATGACTATGGGTCTACAGGGTATCGAAAGAAGGTTGACAAGGGAG GCGTTTTACGATGA
- the LOC134710581 gene encoding complement C1q-like protein 3: MAMGSCDTKLECSLLGDLLEMAMKHKGQNNVCQCLGRTKVPAFSSMLSKAQSLGSNDAIKFDKIVTNIRNGYNPTTGIFTAPVAGVYQFSYTVLTGDGKGLVVYLSHNNNMQQSTWLSGSRHETGTNNIILNLKKGDQVAVKSHGSYIVHSGSYLYSSFSGYLIAQ; encoded by the exons ATGGCTATGGGGTCATGTGACACAAAATTAG AGTGTTCTCTCCTTGGTGATCTGCTAGAAATGGCAATGAAGCATAAAGGTCAAA ataatgtCTGTCAGTGTCTGGGTAGGACCAAGGTCCCAGCCTTTTCATCAATGCTGTCTAAAGCACAATCCCTTGGATCCAATGATGCTATCAAGTTTGACAAAATTGTCACCAATATACGAAATGGCTACAATCCAACCACTGGTATTTTTACTGCACCTGTTGCGGGAGTTTATCAGTTTTCTTATACAGTCCTGACTGGTGATGGAAAAGGACTGGTTGTCTACCTTTCTCATAATAACAACATGCAACAAAGCACATGGCTGTCAGGTTCTAGACATGAGACAGGTACAAACAATATTATACTAAATCTGAAGAAAGGAGACCAAGTTGCAGTTAAGTCACATGGTAGTTATATAGTTCATAGTGGTAGTTACTTGTATAGCTCATTTTCTGGCTATCTCATAGCACAATAA